From Actinopolyspora lacussalsi, a single genomic window includes:
- a CDS encoding membrane protein DedA with SNARE-associated domain (product_source=COG0586; cog=COG0586; pfam=PF09335; superfamily=103473; transmembrane_helix_parts=Inside_1_16,TMhelix_17_39,Outside_40_58,TMhelix_59_81,Inside_82_142,TMhelix_143_165,Outside_166_174,TMhelix_175_197,Inside_198_230): MPDIGDGVSVLTDLPWPLVIVLAGVLALSECTFGLGFLIPGETALFLAGASVTEPSYFLGLVAVVAGCACAGDCFGYWLGHRFGPRMRQTRIVIKLGQTHWDRAAAMLRRHGSGAVFTARFLPVVRTLTPVAAGASGLSFRRFLPAALFGACGWSLLHVGLGTAAGASATYLEDVLGRASWILFATLALIVVSTLLWRRYRRRGPESENDRQTERSSMSRDRFPQDSSSH; the protein is encoded by the coding sequence ATGCCCGACATCGGAGACGGTGTCAGTGTCCTGACGGATCTTCCGTGGCCGCTGGTGATCGTACTGGCCGGTGTGCTGGCGCTGAGCGAGTGCACGTTCGGGCTGGGCTTCCTAATCCCCGGTGAGACCGCCCTGTTCCTCGCGGGCGCGAGCGTGACCGAACCCAGTTACTTCCTGGGTCTGGTCGCCGTCGTCGCGGGCTGTGCCTGCGCTGGTGATTGCTTCGGGTACTGGTTGGGACACCGTTTCGGTCCCCGTATGCGGCAAACACGTATCGTAATCAAACTGGGGCAAACGCACTGGGACCGTGCCGCGGCGATGCTGCGTCGTCACGGCAGTGGGGCGGTGTTCACCGCCCGATTTCTGCCCGTCGTACGCACTTTGACCCCCGTCGCCGCCGGGGCCAGCGGGCTGTCCTTCCGTCGGTTTCTGCCCGCCGCACTGTTCGGAGCGTGTGGCTGGTCGTTGTTGCACGTCGGTCTCGGCACAGCAGCCGGGGCTTCGGCCACCTACCTGGAGGACGTTCTCGGACGTGCGAGCTGGATTCTCTTCGCCACGCTCGCCCTCATCGTCGTGAGCACGCTGCTCTGGCGTCGATACCGCCGGAGGGGTCCGGAAAGCGAAAACGACCGGCAGACCGAGCGATCCTCGATGTCACGAGACCGGTTCCCCCAGGACTCCTCGAGCCACTGA
- a CDS encoding sporulation-control protein (product_source=KO:K06377; cog=COG4326; ko=KO:K06377; pfam=PF07070): MFKKMLQAVGVGGPSVDAVLSNDTARPGGAVFGEVRVGGASTDTEIQQVVLTLVAEVEIGDDEKRVMPLQQVTVAEELHLAGEEYHTIPFSVPVPWEAPITTVFGETLRGMHLGVSTQVAVAKAVDTSDLDPVHIEPLDSQLPVIKALLDLGARVKEAELEHGHIHGTPQQLPFYQEIEFFPPAQLAGRVEEIELTFVAHPDGIDIVLQADKRGGMFTPDGEAIGRLRRSHEEAVHTDWHAELTHWLESVATSHESGIHGHGGIHTHHVHEHHGHPEHEEERSGPGMGGMIAAGAGGLAVGAVGGMVVGEMLDGDEEEGEVDEEELAEELSEEMEEE; this comes from the coding sequence ATGTTCAAGAAGATGCTGCAAGCCGTCGGCGTGGGCGGACCGTCGGTGGACGCCGTCCTGAGCAACGACACGGCCCGACCGGGTGGTGCCGTTTTCGGTGAGGTCCGGGTCGGCGGCGCCAGCACGGATACCGAGATACAGCAGGTCGTGCTGACCCTCGTGGCCGAGGTGGAGATCGGCGACGACGAGAAGCGGGTCATGCCGCTGCAGCAGGTCACCGTCGCCGAAGAGCTACACCTGGCCGGTGAGGAATACCACACCATCCCCTTCAGCGTGCCCGTGCCGTGGGAAGCACCGATCACGACGGTCTTCGGTGAAACGTTGCGAGGCATGCACCTGGGGGTCAGCACGCAGGTCGCGGTGGCCAAGGCGGTCGACACCAGTGACCTGGACCCGGTCCACATCGAGCCGCTGGACTCCCAGCTCCCGGTGATCAAGGCACTGCTTGACCTGGGAGCCCGCGTCAAGGAGGCCGAGCTCGAACACGGCCACATCCACGGCACCCCGCAGCAACTGCCGTTCTACCAGGAGATCGAGTTCTTCCCGCCGGCCCAGTTGGCCGGACGTGTCGAGGAGATCGAACTCACCTTCGTCGCACACCCCGACGGCATCGACATCGTGCTGCAGGCCGACAAGCGGGGCGGGATGTTCACCCCCGACGGCGAGGCCATCGGGCGCCTCCGGCGAAGCCACGAGGAAGCCGTCCACACCGACTGGCACGCGGAACTCACCCACTGGCTCGAAAGCGTGGCCACCAGTCACGAATCCGGCATTCACGGACACGGCGGCATCCACACGCACCACGTGCACGAACACCACGGGCACCCGGAACACGAGGAAGAGCGTTCCGGTCCCGGTATGGGAGGCATGATCGCCGCCGGTGCGGGCGGACTGGCCGTCGGCGCGGTGGGCGGCATGGTCGTCGGGGAAATGCTCGACGGCGATGAGGAAGAGGGCGAGGTCGACGAGGAGGAGCTCGCCGAGGAACTCTCGGAGGAGATGGAAGAGGAGTAA
- a CDS encoding DNA helicase-2/ATP-dependent DNA helicase PcrA (product_source=KO:K03657; cath_funfam=3.40.50.300; cog=COG3973; ko=KO:K03657; pfam=PF13245,PF13538; smart=SM00382; superfamily=52540): protein MTDAGTREEERERRHLAETMRLLNAELERLVDSIDRSAEFIQAQKEHLWEHWRDMDSSEKARFRVDVDLSVAQGEHSVKRRERVERLLESPYFGRVDFHPDTDTAAEAHYIGVHNFSDPETQEILIHDWRAPVSTLFYDFESGRAHFEAPVGTIQGEITSKRQYKIRGGQLEYMFESSLNIGDDVLQRELGESADDRMKNIVATIQREQNAVIRNETARVLILQGVAGSGKTSIALHRVAFLLYRFKDTLSSDNIMILSPNRVFGDYIADVLPELGEEQVSEIDFDRIAGKFLAKVTGYETFSEQVIKLLENGDEAAAERMRYKARPEFVAELDEWIAARADEDFVPAEVERKSRRLSSDWVADAFEEARGLPIFTRLDRVASRAVNQLKRQVLDRGGGKWSSSDASSVRRQIHAMFPYKDALALYKAFYDDPARRGMFQPLARKRIEYADVFPLIYTMIRTARQEGYGHIRHLVVDEMQDYTPVQYAVLRELFSCDMTILGDSNQSVNPFSSSSLATIHSVFPEADCLELCKSYRSTIEITEFAQRVSRNDKLVPIERHGPQPRVFACSDERAQRERIRGLVERHGDSEHRSLGIICKTVTQAEEFHGFLAEAGVELTLLDYESTEFTGGIVVTSAHVSKGLEFDAVIVPAVDDANYADEMDRCMLYIACTRAMHELHLTHDGRLSRFLEFAAEPTERSGDVDDETAGIRDHTTKTPVG, encoded by the coding sequence TTGACAGACGCGGGGACGCGAGAGGAAGAGCGGGAGCGTCGGCATCTGGCCGAGACGATGCGGCTGCTGAACGCGGAGCTGGAGCGGCTGGTCGATTCCATCGACAGGTCCGCCGAGTTCATCCAGGCGCAGAAGGAGCACCTGTGGGAGCACTGGCGCGACATGGACAGCTCCGAGAAGGCCAGGTTCCGCGTCGACGTGGACCTGTCGGTCGCCCAGGGTGAGCACTCGGTGAAGCGGCGGGAACGCGTCGAACGGCTGCTGGAGTCCCCCTACTTCGGGCGCGTGGACTTCCACCCGGACACCGACACCGCGGCCGAGGCCCACTACATCGGGGTGCACAACTTCTCGGATCCCGAGACCCAGGAGATCCTGATCCACGACTGGCGCGCGCCGGTGTCCACGCTCTTCTACGACTTCGAGTCGGGGCGGGCGCACTTCGAGGCGCCGGTGGGCACCATCCAGGGCGAGATCACGAGCAAGCGCCAGTACAAGATCCGGGGCGGTCAGCTGGAGTACATGTTCGAGAGCTCGCTGAACATCGGTGACGACGTGCTGCAGCGGGAGCTGGGCGAGTCCGCCGACGACCGGATGAAGAACATCGTGGCGACCATCCAGCGGGAGCAGAACGCCGTGATCCGCAACGAGACGGCGCGGGTGCTGATCCTGCAGGGCGTGGCGGGTTCCGGGAAGACGTCGATCGCGCTGCACCGTGTGGCGTTCCTGCTCTACCGCTTCAAGGACACCCTCTCGTCCGACAACATCATGATCCTCTCGCCCAACAGGGTCTTCGGTGACTACATCGCCGACGTGCTTCCCGAACTGGGCGAGGAACAGGTCTCCGAGATCGACTTCGACCGGATCGCGGGCAAGTTCCTGGCCAAGGTCACCGGCTACGAGACGTTCAGCGAGCAGGTGATCAAGCTGCTGGAGAACGGTGACGAGGCTGCTGCCGAGCGGATGCGCTACAAGGCGAGGCCCGAGTTCGTCGCCGAGCTCGACGAGTGGATCGCCGCGCGCGCGGACGAGGACTTCGTGCCCGCCGAGGTCGAGCGCAAGAGCAGACGACTCTCGTCCGACTGGGTCGCCGACGCCTTCGAGGAGGCTCGGGGGCTTCCGATCTTCACCCGGCTCGACCGCGTGGCGAGCAGGGCCGTGAACCAGCTCAAGCGGCAGGTGCTGGACAGGGGCGGCGGCAAGTGGTCCTCCTCGGACGCTTCCAGCGTCCGCAGGCAGATCCACGCGATGTTCCCCTACAAGGACGCGCTGGCCCTGTACAAGGCGTTCTACGACGATCCGGCCCGTCGCGGCATGTTCCAGCCGCTCGCCCGGAAGCGGATCGAGTACGCCGACGTGTTCCCGCTGATCTACACCATGATCAGGACGGCCAGGCAGGAGGGCTACGGCCACATCCGTCACCTCGTGGTCGACGAGATGCAGGACTACACGCCGGTGCAGTACGCCGTGCTGCGCGAGCTCTTCTCCTGCGACATGACGATCCTGGGCGACTCCAACCAGTCGGTGAACCCGTTCAGCTCCTCGTCACTGGCCACGATCCACAGTGTTTTCCCGGAGGCCGACTGCCTGGAGCTGTGCAAGAGCTACCGCTCCACGATCGAGATCACCGAGTTCGCCCAGCGCGTCTCCAGGAACGACAAGCTCGTCCCGATCGAACGGCACGGGCCCCAGCCCAGGGTTTTCGCCTGTTCCGACGAGCGGGCGCAACGGGAACGAATCCGCGGCCTCGTCGAGCGACACGGCGACAGCGAGCACCGCTCCCTCGGCATCATCTGCAAGACCGTCACCCAGGCGGAGGAGTTCCACGGCTTCCTCGCCGAGGCCGGTGTCGAGCTGACCCTGCTCGACTACGAAAGCACGGAGTTCACCGGTGGCATCGTCGTCACCTCGGCACACGTCTCCAAAGGACTGGAGTTCGACGCCGTGATCGTCCCCGCGGTGGACGACGCGAACTACGCCGACGAGATGGACAGGTGCATGCTCTACATCGCCTGCACCAGGGCGATGCACGAACTCCACCTGACCCACGACGGGCGGCTGTCGCGTTTCCTGGAGTTCGCCGCGGAACCAACGGAACGTTCCGGCGACGTCGACGATGAGACGGCGGGGATCCGCGACCACACCACGAAGACACCGGTGGGGTGA
- a CDS encoding CBS domain containing-hemolysin-like protein (product_source=COG1253; cath_funfam=3.10.580.10,3.30.465.10; cog=COG1253; pfam=PF00571,PF01595,PF03471; smart=SM00116,SM01091; superfamily=54631,56176; transmembrane_helix_parts=Outside_1_3,TMhelix_4_26,Inside_27_58,TMhelix_59_81,Outside_82_95,TMhelix_96_118,Inside_119_137,TMhelix_138_160,Outside_161_478) — protein sequence MIVLSLLGGLLLIAVIIAANGYFVAQEFAFMTVDRARLQDRAERGDRVAARMLRVTRRTSFMLSGAQLGITVTGLLVGYVAEPLVGRAVGELLGGVGVSPAVGIAIGTTGVLVLSTFVQMLFGELFPKNLAIARPYPLARWLSASTVVYMRLAGWLIRFFDRASAGLLRLLRIEPVHDVEHAANPSDLQRIVTASRQAGELPTELSLLLDRVLDFPERDVEHALVPHSRVDVLTDTATLAEVRETMSSGHSRYPVLNEEGGIAGIVHLVDVLESIETDTSGGERPVTEFTRPATILPTLMSLPDAVAAMADSHGRMACVVDEYGGFAGIVTLEDLAEELVGELTDEHDTDEPPHLVTTLNNGTRWQVRGDAPLDEVERELAHTLPRGDYETVSGLVIAHHGALPEENTVVDITLPDDPAELAHTQHPPVRTLRATIIEIDQHVPAQLVLELSEDTADEHSTGDRTSNPDSGISEQEES from the coding sequence TTGATCGTGTTGTCTCTGCTCGGTGGGCTGTTGTTGATCGCGGTGATCATCGCGGCCAACGGGTACTTCGTCGCCCAGGAATTCGCGTTCATGACCGTCGATCGGGCGCGGCTGCAGGACCGGGCCGAGCGGGGTGATCGGGTGGCCGCGCGGATGCTGCGGGTAACCCGTCGGACGTCGTTCATGCTCTCCGGTGCCCAGTTGGGCATCACCGTGACGGGGCTGTTGGTCGGCTACGTCGCCGAACCGCTGGTCGGCCGCGCGGTGGGCGAGCTGCTCGGCGGGGTGGGCGTGTCCCCCGCGGTGGGCATCGCGATCGGCACCACGGGAGTGCTGGTGCTGTCGACCTTCGTACAGATGCTGTTCGGCGAGTTGTTCCCGAAGAACCTCGCCATCGCACGGCCGTATCCGCTGGCGCGGTGGCTGTCGGCCTCCACGGTGGTCTACATGCGCCTGGCGGGCTGGCTGATCCGGTTCTTCGACCGGGCCTCGGCCGGGCTGTTGCGGCTGCTGCGGATCGAGCCGGTGCACGACGTCGAACACGCCGCCAACCCGAGTGACCTGCAGCGGATCGTGACCGCCTCCCGACAGGCCGGTGAACTGCCCACCGAGCTGTCACTGCTGCTGGACCGGGTGCTGGACTTCCCGGAACGCGACGTCGAACACGCCCTCGTGCCCCACTCCCGGGTGGACGTGCTCACCGACACCGCCACGCTCGCCGAGGTACGCGAAACCATGAGCAGCGGACACTCCCGCTATCCGGTACTCAACGAAGAGGGCGGCATCGCGGGGATCGTGCACCTGGTGGACGTACTCGAGTCCATCGAAACGGACACGAGCGGCGGTGAGCGCCCGGTCACCGAGTTCACCCGACCGGCCACCATCCTGCCCACCCTGATGTCGCTGCCCGACGCGGTGGCCGCGATGGCCGACTCACACGGCAGGATGGCCTGCGTCGTCGACGAGTACGGCGGCTTCGCCGGCATCGTCACCCTCGAAGACCTGGCCGAGGAACTGGTCGGCGAACTCACCGACGAACACGACACCGACGAACCACCCCACCTGGTCACCACCCTCAACAACGGCACGCGATGGCAGGTCCGAGGCGACGCCCCCCTCGACGAAGTCGAACGCGAACTCGCCCACACCCTCCCCCGCGGCGACTACGAAACCGTCTCCGGCCTCGTCATCGCCCACCACGGGGCACTGCCCGAGGAGAACACGGTGGTCGATATCACACTCCCGGACGACCCGGCCGAACTCGCCCACACACAGCACCCCCCGGTCCGGACGCTGCGCGCCACCATCATCGAGATCGACCAACACGTCCCCGCACAACTGGTGCTGGAACTGAGCGAAGACACTGCCGACGAGCACTCGACCGGCGACCGGACGAGCAACCCCGACTCCGGGATCTCCGAGCAGGAGGAGTCCTGA
- a CDS encoding LCP family protein required for cell wall assembly (product_source=TIGR00350; cog=COG1316; pfam=PF03816,PF13399; tigrfam=TIGR00350; transmembrane_helix_parts=Inside_1_6,TMhelix_7_24,Outside_25_476), whose amino-acid sequence MLRSTLALMSVAVFVLSGYAWLILNDLDGRLNTSDVTSKADADGSMDILLVGKDSRTDANGNPLPDDLLRRLRAGDNEAELTDTLILLHIPRDRSRAVAYSIPRDTYVSMPDGYGKHKINSAFGRAKTQAADELRSEGVSDSAELERRSAEAGRELLVDTVTDLTGVGIDHYAEVNLLGFYRLTKAVGGVEVCLKNAVDDPYSGADFPAGRQTISGGDALAFVRQRHGLPRGDLDRVVRQQAFIAGLARSMLSSGTLSNPARLDRLFSSIERSVVLDSGWDVLGFAQRMHGLAGGNITFDTIPVQDPAYDTPDGLAVEVDPDEVRETIQRVNDGRPPQPEPPRQLAATTVDVRNTTDITGLAGRVQDDLSEEDVPVGDVGNAAERDTSRVTFGPGADTAASYVAELLDGLPAAEDDGLDSDEIRVLLADDYEGPGAAQGFSASDPLSLHPDSHAPLAGPSAPSDDAITAEGIPCVN is encoded by the coding sequence GTGTTGAGGTCGACGCTGGCGCTGATGTCGGTGGCGGTGTTCGTTCTCAGTGGATACGCGTGGCTGATTCTCAACGACCTCGACGGCCGCCTCAACACCAGCGATGTCACCTCCAAGGCCGATGCCGACGGCTCGATGGACATTCTGCTCGTCGGCAAGGACAGCCGTACCGACGCCAACGGCAACCCGCTACCCGACGACCTGCTCCGACGGCTGCGTGCCGGTGACAACGAGGCCGAACTCACCGACACGCTTATCCTGCTGCACATTCCCCGTGACCGTTCGCGGGCCGTCGCCTATTCGATTCCGCGTGACACCTACGTCTCGATGCCGGACGGCTACGGCAAACACAAGATCAACTCCGCTTTCGGGCGTGCCAAGACGCAGGCCGCCGACGAGCTTCGCTCCGAAGGAGTGTCGGACTCGGCCGAGCTGGAACGTCGTTCCGCCGAAGCCGGCCGGGAACTGCTCGTGGACACGGTGACCGACCTGACCGGCGTGGGCATCGACCACTACGCAGAGGTCAATCTGCTCGGTTTCTACCGGCTGACGAAGGCCGTCGGTGGGGTGGAGGTGTGTTTGAAGAACGCCGTTGACGATCCTTACTCCGGAGCCGACTTCCCCGCGGGGCGACAAACCATATCCGGCGGTGACGCGTTGGCCTTCGTGCGGCAACGCCACGGTTTGCCCCGCGGCGACCTCGATCGCGTGGTGCGCCAGCAGGCGTTCATCGCGGGCCTGGCGCGTTCGATGCTCTCCAGCGGAACATTGTCCAACCCCGCCCGCCTCGACCGGCTGTTCAGCTCGATCGAACGCTCGGTGGTGCTCGACTCGGGCTGGGACGTGCTGGGATTCGCACAGCGGATGCACGGTCTCGCCGGCGGGAACATCACCTTCGACACGATCCCCGTGCAGGACCCCGCCTACGACACCCCCGACGGGCTGGCCGTCGAAGTCGATCCGGACGAGGTTCGCGAGACCATTCAACGCGTCAACGACGGACGACCACCGCAGCCGGAGCCTCCGCGGCAACTCGCGGCCACCACGGTCGACGTGCGCAACACCACCGACATCACCGGACTCGCCGGTCGGGTCCAGGACGACCTGTCCGAGGAGGACGTGCCGGTCGGCGACGTCGGCAACGCCGCCGAACGTGACACCTCCCGCGTCACCTTCGGACCCGGCGCCGACACCGCCGCGAGTTACGTCGCCGAGCTACTGGACGGTCTCCCCGCCGCCGAGGATGACGGACTCGACTCCGACGAGATCCGAGTTCTGCTCGCCGACGACTACGAGGGGCCCGGTGCCGCACAAGGCTTCAGCGCCTCGGACCCGCTGTCGCTGCACCCCGACTCGCACGCACCCCTCGCGGGTCCGTCGGCTCCCAGCGACGACGCCATCACCGCCGAGGGAATCCCCTGCGTCAACTAG
- a CDS encoding hypothetical protein (product_source=Hypo-rule applied; pfam=PF11387; superfamily=52540), which produces MVDEQTNHPVTRLEILDAVDKAFEAPPTATSDILVTAEDSGARTALLEVLHRLPEKRFGSVRELWEHLPDVPVEA; this is translated from the coding sequence GTGGTGGACGAACAGACGAATCATCCGGTGACACGACTCGAAATACTCGACGCCGTCGACAAGGCATTCGAGGCACCGCCGACGGCCACCTCCGACATCCTCGTTACCGCCGAGGACAGCGGTGCACGCACCGCGCTCCTCGAAGTTCTCCACCGGCTTCCCGAGAAACGCTTCGGCAGCGTGCGCGAGCTGTGGGAACACCTCCCTGACGTGCCCGTCGAGGCGTGA
- a CDS encoding heat shock protein HtpX (product_source=KO:K03799; cath_funfam=3.30.2010.10; cog=COG0501; ko=KO:K03799; pfam=PF01435; superfamily=81338; transmembrane_helix_parts=Inside_1_6,TMhelix_7_29,Outside_30_32,TMhelix_33_52,Inside_53_143,TMhelix_144_166,Outside_167_180,TMhelix_181_203,Inside_204_288) — MHRLRNGLKTAVLLGGLSALILLVGQVLGGTVGLLLAAVVALGLNGVSYFYSDRLAIRAMRAEEIGPNQAPRLHAIVAELAATKGMPMPRLYLSPTDSPNAFATGRNPSNAAVCVTSGILEVLDERELRGVLGHELSHVGNRDILISSVAAGLASMVMILVNIAQLGALFGFGGDEDGPSFFEIILMAVLGPVAAGLIQAAISRSREYAADASGAEATGDPLALASALDKIERVAQGRPLPESSETAPVSSLMIANPFSGKTMMRLFSTHPDTRDRIARLHSMSGEQR, encoded by the coding sequence GTGCACAGACTCCGCAACGGACTCAAGACCGCCGTCCTGCTGGGCGGCCTGTCGGCGTTGATTCTGCTGGTCGGCCAGGTTCTCGGCGGCACCGTCGGCCTGCTGCTCGCCGCCGTGGTGGCGCTGGGGCTCAACGGCGTGTCGTATTTCTACTCGGACAGGCTCGCGATCCGGGCGATGCGTGCCGAGGAGATCGGGCCGAACCAGGCCCCGCGGCTGCACGCGATCGTGGCCGAGCTAGCCGCCACCAAGGGTATGCCCATGCCCCGGCTGTACCTGAGCCCGACGGACAGTCCCAACGCGTTCGCCACCGGTCGCAACCCCTCCAACGCGGCGGTGTGTGTGACTTCGGGAATCCTGGAGGTTCTCGACGAGCGGGAACTCCGTGGTGTGTTGGGACACGAACTCAGTCACGTGGGTAATCGGGACATTCTGATCTCCTCGGTGGCGGCCGGACTGGCCAGCATGGTCATGATTCTGGTCAACATCGCCCAGCTGGGGGCGCTGTTCGGGTTCGGCGGGGACGAGGACGGTCCGAGCTTTTTCGAGATCATCCTCATGGCGGTACTGGGTCCGGTGGCCGCCGGGCTGATTCAGGCCGCGATCAGCCGTTCCCGGGAGTACGCCGCCGACGCGTCCGGTGCTGAGGCCACTGGTGATCCGCTGGCTCTGGCCAGCGCGCTGGACAAGATCGAGCGCGTTGCCCAGGGACGCCCGTTGCCGGAAAGTTCCGAGACCGCTCCGGTCAGCTCGTTGATGATCGCGAACCCGTTCTCGGGTAAAACGATGATGCGGCTGTTCTCCACTCACCCCGACACGCGCGACCGTATCGCCCGGCTGCATTCCATGTCCGGCGAACAGCGTTGA
- a CDS encoding pyruvate/2-oxoglutarate dehydrogenase complex dihydrolipoamide dehydrogenase (E3) component (product_source=COG1249; cath_funfam=3.30.390.30,3.50.50.60; cog=COG1249; pfam=PF02852,PF07992; superfamily=51905,55424) — translation MVEDEVDAVVVGMGPGGEDLAGRLATAGLRVVGVDNRLVGGECPYFACVPTKMMVRGAGALAEAGRVPLLAGTVSVRPDWTPVADRIRDEATTDWDDRAAVQRFEATGGRFVRGTGRLTAPGEVTVTTTEGDRVFRPRRAIVLNPGTDPAVPPIDGLRDTPFWTNREAVRARSLPGSMVVLGAGPVGMEFAQVFARFGVDTTVVEAAPRVLPGGEPEASANITEVFTAEGITVHTGTSARRVGHHDGRFTVELDSGESPSAEQLLVATGRRTDLAALGVGSLGLDETANTIAVDERMRAADGVWAIGDVTGHGAFTHTSVYQARIAADDILGDGEETADYRAMPGVAFTDPEVASLGLTEDQARRAGFPVRTAITGIPSSARGWIHKAGNEGLIKLVADTERDILLGATVVAPLGGEILGAFTVAVHTQVHLAQLRRMIFAYPTFHRAIEAALDQLGEFGDI, via the coding sequence ATGGTGGAGGACGAGGTCGATGCAGTGGTGGTCGGCATGGGTCCGGGTGGCGAGGACCTCGCCGGACGACTGGCCACGGCGGGGCTGCGCGTGGTCGGCGTGGACAACCGCCTGGTCGGGGGCGAGTGCCCGTACTTCGCCTGCGTTCCTACCAAGATGATGGTCCGCGGGGCCGGTGCGCTCGCCGAGGCCGGACGGGTTCCGCTGCTGGCGGGAACGGTGTCGGTCCGACCGGACTGGACCCCGGTCGCCGATCGCATCCGCGACGAGGCCACCACCGACTGGGACGACCGGGCCGCCGTACAGCGCTTCGAGGCCACGGGAGGGCGGTTCGTGCGTGGTACCGGCCGGCTGACCGCTCCCGGTGAGGTCACCGTCACCACGACGGAAGGGGATCGGGTTTTCCGCCCCCGTCGGGCGATCGTGCTCAACCCCGGCACCGATCCCGCCGTGCCGCCGATCGACGGGCTCCGGGACACCCCCTTCTGGACCAACCGGGAAGCGGTGCGGGCCCGCTCGCTGCCCGGTTCGATGGTGGTGCTCGGTGCGGGCCCCGTGGGGATGGAGTTCGCCCAGGTGTTCGCACGGTTCGGCGTCGACACCACTGTGGTCGAGGCCGCGCCGCGAGTGCTGCCGGGCGGCGAACCCGAAGCCTCCGCGAACATCACCGAGGTGTTCACCGCCGAGGGGATCACCGTGCACACCGGCACCTCCGCGCGGCGCGTGGGTCACCACGACGGCCGGTTCACCGTGGAACTCGACTCCGGGGAGAGCCCTTCGGCCGAACAACTGCTGGTCGCCACCGGACGCCGCACCGATCTCGCCGCGCTGGGGGTGGGATCACTCGGGCTCGACGAGACCGCGAACACCATCGCCGTGGACGAGCGGATGCGCGCCGCCGACGGGGTGTGGGCCATCGGTGACGTCACCGGCCACGGCGCCTTCACCCACACCTCGGTGTACCAGGCACGCATCGCCGCCGACGACATACTCGGGGACGGGGAGGAAACCGCGGACTACCGGGCCATGCCCGGTGTCGCGTTCACCGACCCCGAGGTGGCCTCCCTCGGGCTCACCGAGGACCAAGCCCGCCGAGCGGGCTTCCCCGTGCGCACAGCGATCACCGGAATTCCCTCCTCGGCCCGGGGCTGGATCCACAAAGCGGGCAACGAGGGATTGATCAAACTGGTGGCGGACACCGAGCGCGACATCCTCCTCGGCGCCACCGTGGTCGCACCGCTGGGCGGCGAGATCCTGGGCGCGTTCACCGTCGCCGTCCACACCCAGGTGCACCTCGCCCAGCTCCGCCGAATGATCTTCGCCTACCCCACCTTCCACCGGGCGATCGAAGCCGCCCTCGACCAGCTCGGTGAGTTCGGCGACATATGA
- a CDS encoding hypothetical protein (product_source=Hypo-rule applied; superfamily=81345; transmembrane_helix_parts=Outside_1_14,TMhelix_15_49,Inside_50_60,TMhelix_61_83,Outside_84_86), with translation MSRERIPARHRPGPYAWLGPLALCLGIASWVLLVPGVVCAVGAVVCGAVSMTTRGDHRLDITALLGIALGAAHMLVSIMLLLWTMH, from the coding sequence ATGAGCCGAGAACGAATACCGGCCCGACATCGTCCCGGCCCGTATGCCTGGCTGGGCCCGCTCGCCCTGTGCCTGGGCATCGCGAGCTGGGTGTTGCTCGTACCCGGCGTGGTATGTGCCGTCGGCGCCGTGGTCTGCGGCGCGGTCTCGATGACAACCCGGGGCGACCACCGTCTCGACATCACCGCGCTACTCGGTATCGCGCTCGGGGCGGCACACATGCTGGTTTCGATCATGCTGTTGTTGTGGACGATGCACTGA